The window GCTACGTGAATGGCGAAGAGCGCCAAAACGCTGCCACGCCCGATTTGATTTTTGACATTCCCACGCTGGTTGAAACATTGAGCGCCGGCATCACCTTGTACCCAGGTGATGTCATTGCCACGGGCACGCCAGTGGGCGTTGGCATTGGCTTTACACCGCCCAAATACCTCAAGGCCGGTGATGTGGTGCGTGTTGAAATTGATGGCATTGGCGCCATCGAGAACCCCGTTAAATAAAGATCACATCGAACAAAGAAAAAGGGCAAGCACCTCGCGGTGTTTGCCCTTTTTTAATGTGCATCGCAAGGGATGCACTTGGCGTTTGAAAATTACTTCAAACCAGCAGCAGAGCGCAGTGTGGCGGCCAAGTTGGTACGTTCCCAAGTGAAGTTGGGCTCATCGCGGCCGAAGTGGCCGTAGGCTGCCGTTTTGCTGTAGATGGGGCGCAAGAGGTCGAGCATTTGAATAATGCCTTTGGGTCGCAAATCAAAGTGCTCGTTTACCAAGGCGGCAATCTTGTCGTCCGCAATCACGCCAGTGCCTTCGGTGTTGACAGTGATGTTCATTGGGCGCGCCACACCAATGGCGTAAGCCACTTGAATTTGGCACTTGGTGGCCAAACCGGCGGCCACAATGTTCTTGGCCACATAGCGCGCGGCGTAAGCAGCAGAGCGGTCCACTTTAGAAGGGTCTTTGCCAGAGAAAGCGCCACCGCCGTGTGGGCAAGCGCCGCCGTAGGTGTCCACAATGATCTTGCGACCGGTCAGGCCGCAATCGCCTTGGGGGCCGCCAATCACAAAGCGGCCTGTGGGGTTGATCAAGTACTTGGTGTCTTGCAACCACTCTTTGGGCAACACAGGCTTGATGATCTCTTCAATGATGGCTTCATTGAAGCTGGCCTTCATTTTGGTGGCCGACTCGCTTTGGTCGGGGCTGTGCTGTGTCGACAACACCACGGTGTCAATGCTGTGGGGCTTGCCGTCGACATAGCGCATGGTCACTTGGCTCTTGGCATCGGGACGGAGGAAAGGCAAACGACCGTCTTTGCGCAGTTGCGCTTGACGCTCCACCAAACGGTGCGCGTAATAAATAGGCGCAGGCATCAGGTCGGGGGTTTCGCTGCAAGCGTAGCCAAACATCAGACCCTGGTCGCCAGCGCCGGTGTTCAGGTGGTCGTCAGACGCGTGGTCCACACCTTGGGCAATGTCATTGGACTGCTTGTCGTAGCAAACCATGACGGCACAGCCTTTGTAGTCAATGCCGTACTCGGTGTTGTCGTAGCCAATGCGCTTGATGGTGTCGCGCGCCACTTGGATGTAATCGACGTGGGCGTTGGTGGTGATTTCACCGGCCAGAACCACCAAACCGGTGTTGGT is drawn from Limnohabitans sp. 103DPR2 and contains these coding sequences:
- the metK gene encoding methionine adenosyltransferase, encoding MANDYLFTSESVSEGHPDKVADQISDAILDAIFEQDPRSRVAAETLTNTGLVVLAGEITTNAHVDYIQVARDTIKRIGYDNTEYGIDYKGCAVMVCYDKQSNDIAQGVDHASDDHLNTGAGDQGLMFGYACSETPDLMPAPIYYAHRLVERQAQLRKDGRLPFLRPDAKSQVTMRYVDGKPHSIDTVVLSTQHSPDQSESATKMKASFNEAIIEEIIKPVLPKEWLQDTKYLINPTGRFVIGGPQGDCGLTGRKIIVDTYGGACPHGGGAFSGKDPSKVDRSAAYAARYVAKNIVAAGLATKCQIQVAYAIGVARPMNITVNTEGTGVIADDKIAALVNEHFDLRPKGIIQMLDLLRPIYSKTAAYGHFGRDEPNFTWERTNLAATLRSAAGLK